ATCCTCCTGAACAAGCTGGATCTGGTGAGCCCGGCTGAGGCGGACGCACTGGAGGAGCGCCTCCGGGACATCAATGCCATGGCACGGATTTTCCGGACGACCCGGGCGGAACTGGCCGTGGATCAGGTGTTGAACATCCGCGCCTTCGATCTGGACCAGAAGCTCACCGTGGATGGGGATTTTCTCGAAAAGGAACGGCCTTTTGAGTGGAGTGGCGTCTACCACCTGCAGCCGGGGCTCCACCAGCTCGTGCTGGAGCCGGGACCGGATCCGGTGATGGGAGCGGTGCTTCTGCCCGTCGAGGCGGGGGACTCATCGGATGCCCATCATGAGGATTCCGACCACGGGAACGACGGGGAGGGCGACCATCACGTCCACGTCCATGAGCACGACGAACACCACGAACATCGCGGACAGTGCCACGGTGGACTGCACCAGGCATTGCATGCCGCTGAAGACCAGGCGGCGCTTCTATTTTCGCAGCCGGCGAGAACGGTGCGCCCCGGGGGGGAACTGCTTCCGGGCCCGCATCTCCACAAACTCGTTTTGGGCGACGATCGCTCGTCCTTCCGGATCCCCATTCGGTCGCCCGGGCACTTCGCCTTGATCACCCAGCATGGGCTCCCGGAATTCTCCGGGAGGCTGGAGCGCGACGGTCAGGCACTGGAACCGGAGCATGCGCACGACCATGGCGGACACGCCCACGGACATTCCCACGACGAGACCGTGACCAGCGTCGGGTTCGAGGAAACCCGACCCTTGGACCCCCGCCGGATCAACGCCTGGCTCAGCGAACTGCTCCAGACCAAGGGCCAGGACATTTTCCGCATGAAGGGAATCTTGAGCCTGAAGCATCTGCCGCAACGGTTCGTTTTCCAGGGCGTGCACATGCTGTTCGAGGGACGTCCGGACCGTGAATGGCGGGAGAGCGAAGATCGCCGCAGC
Above is a window of Verrucomicrobiia bacterium DNA encoding:
- a CDS encoding GTP-binding protein, encoding MSDTDSRIPVSVLTGFLGAGKTTLLNRILTGQHGKRIAVIENEFGEIGIDNALVINADEEIFEMNNGCICCTVRGDLIRILGQLLKRRDRFDYILVETTGLADPGPVAQTFFSDDEIKAAFRLDGIVTLVDAKHLGLHLDDAPEAKAQIAFADRILLNKLDLVSPAEADALEERLRDINAMARIFRTTRAELAVDQVLNIRAFDLDQKLTVDGDFLEKERPFEWSGVYHLQPGLHQLVLEPGPDPVMGAVLLPVEAGDSSDAHHEDSDHGNDGEGDHHVHVHEHDEHHEHRGQCHGGLHQALHAAEDQAALLFSQPARTVRPGGELLPGPHLHKLVLGDDRSSFRIPIRSPGHFALITQHGLPEFSGRLERDGQALEPEHAHDHGGHAHGHSHDETVTSVGFEETRPLDPRRINAWLSELLQTKGQDIFRMKGILSLKHLPQRFVFQGVHMLFEGRPDREWRESEDRRSQIVFIGRNLDREALQAGFRRCVA